A window of the Cucurbita pepo subsp. pepo cultivar mu-cu-16 chromosome LG01, ASM280686v2, whole genome shotgun sequence genome harbors these coding sequences:
- the LOC111805641 gene encoding histidine biosynthesis bifunctional protein hisIE, chloroplastic isoform X3 — translation MRVETLLDSIKWDDKGLAVAIAQNVDTGAILMQGFVNKEAIATTVSQRKATFYSRSRSQLWTKGETSNNFINIHDIFLDCDRDSIIYLGKPVGPTCHTGAETCYYTSLDDSINQQDAKDKLALSTLYSLESTISERKAEIEVPQNGKPSWTKRLLLDNNLLCSKIREEADELCRTLEENEDKSRAASEMADVLYHAMVLLAVKGVEMEDVLQILRQRFSQSGIEEKKSRVPKS, via the exons atgagg GTTGAGACACTGTTAGATAGCATAAAATGGGATGACAAAGGTCTGGCGGTAGCTATAGCTCAAAATGTTGACACGGGGGCTATACTAATGCAAGGATTTGTGAATAAGGAGGCTATTGCTACAACTGTTTCCCAACGTAAGGCTACATTCTATAGCCGATCCCGATCACAGCTGTGGACAAAGGGAGAAACCTCTAATAACTTCATAAACATTCACGACATATTCCTCGATTGTGATCGTGATTCT ATAATTTATCTCGGGAAGCCTGTTGGGCCTACTTGTCATACCGGAGCTGAGACATGCTATTATACATCACTTGATGATTCGATAAATCAACAG GATGCAAAAGATAAACTGGCCTTGTCCACTCTGTACTCGTTAGAATCTACAATTTCCGAACGCAAAGCAGAAATAGAAGTGCCACAAAATGGCAAACCCTCATGGACAAAACGCCTATTACTCGACAACAACTTGCTCTGCTCAAAGATAAG GGAAGAAGCAGACGAGTTGTGTCGAACATTGGAAGAGAACGAGGATAAGTCTCGCGCTGCCTCGGAAATGGCAGATGTTCTGTATCATGCCATGGTTCTCCTTGCAGTTAAAGGGGTAGAGATGGAGGACGTCCTTCAAATTCTTCGCCAGAGATTTTCTCAGTCAGGCATCGAGGAGAAGAAAAGTCGGGTACCGAAAAGTTAA
- the LOC111805641 gene encoding histidine biosynthesis bifunctional protein hisIE, chloroplastic isoform X2 translates to MFQVETLLDSIKWDDKGLAVAIAQNVDTGAILMQGFVNKEAIATTVSQRKATFYSRSRSQLWTKGETSNNFINIHDIFLDCDRDSIIYLGKPVGPTCHTGAETCYYTSLDDSINQQDAKDKLALSTLYSLESTISERKAEIEVPQNGKPSWTKRLLLDNNLLCSKIREEADELCRTLEENEDKSRAASEMADVLYHAMVLLAVKGVEMEDVLQILRQRFSQSGIEEKKSRVPKS, encoded by the exons ATGTTTCAGGTTGAGACACTGTTAGATAGCATAAAATGGGATGACAAAGGTCTGGCGGTAGCTATAGCTCAAAATGTTGACACGGGGGCTATACTAATGCAAGGATTTGTGAATAAGGAGGCTATTGCTACAACTGTTTCCCAACGTAAGGCTACATTCTATAGCCGATCCCGATCACAGCTGTGGACAAAGGGAGAAACCTCTAATAACTTCATAAACATTCACGACATATTCCTCGATTGTGATCGTGATTCT ATAATTTATCTCGGGAAGCCTGTTGGGCCTACTTGTCATACCGGAGCTGAGACATGCTATTATACATCACTTGATGATTCGATAAATCAACAG GATGCAAAAGATAAACTGGCCTTGTCCACTCTGTACTCGTTAGAATCTACAATTTCCGAACGCAAAGCAGAAATAGAAGTGCCACAAAATGGCAAACCCTCATGGACAAAACGCCTATTACTCGACAACAACTTGCTCTGCTCAAAGATAAG GGAAGAAGCAGACGAGTTGTGTCGAACATTGGAAGAGAACGAGGATAAGTCTCGCGCTGCCTCGGAAATGGCAGATGTTCTGTATCATGCCATGGTTCTCCTTGCAGTTAAAGGGGTAGAGATGGAGGACGTCCTTCAAATTCTTCGCCAGAGATTTTCTCAGTCAGGCATCGAGGAGAAGAAAAGTCGGGTACCGAAAAGTTAA